One region of Coregonus clupeaformis isolate EN_2021a chromosome 31, ASM2061545v1, whole genome shotgun sequence genomic DNA includes:
- the LOC121547044 gene encoding polysialoglycoprotein-like, which translates to MGALRGLLLFVLTVGVFNVCCSPVGKSKKQDRVSLQRRFGELASNDVSMAHALALLRSIVSDSKQAREEYLETNDDDSTGAATGSPDDDDSTGAATRLA; encoded by the exons ATGGGAGCTCTGAGAGGATTGCTGCTCTTTGTGCTGACTGTTGGGGTCTTCAATG TTTGTTGTTCCCCTGTTGGAAAGTCCAAGAAGCAAGATCGAGTCTCTCTACAGAGGAGATTTGGAG AGCTAGCATCAAATGACGTCTCCATGGCACATGCCCTGGCCTTGCTCCGGTCCATAGTGTCTGACTCTAAACAAGCCAGAGAAG AGTATTTGGAGACCAATGACGACGACTCTACTGGTGCCGCTACCGGCTCGCCTGACGACGACGACTCTACTGGTGCCGCTACTCGGCTCGCCTGA